A single genomic interval of Tursiops truncatus isolate mTurTru1 chromosome 1, mTurTru1.mat.Y, whole genome shotgun sequence harbors:
- the CACYBP gene encoding calcyclin-binding protein codes for MASTVEELQKDLEEVKVLLEKATRKRVRDALTAEKSRIETEIKNKMQQKSQRKAELLENEKPAAVVAPITTGYTVKISNYGWDQSDKFVKIYISLTGVHQVPAENVQVHFTERSFDLLVKNLNGKSYSMIVNNLLKPISVEGSSKKIKTDTVLILCRKKAENTRWDYLTQVEKECKEKEKPSYDTETDPSEGLMNVLKKIYEDGDDDMKRTINKAWVESREKQAKGDTEF; via the exons ATGGCTTCAACTGTGGAGGAG CTACAGAAAGATCTAGAAGAGGTGAAGGTGCTGCTGGAAAAAGCCACTAGAAAAAGAGTACGTGATGCCCTGACAGCTGAAAAATCCAGGATTGAGACAGAAATCAAGAATAAGATGCAgcagaaatcacagaggaaagcAGAACTTCTGGAAAACGAAAAGCCAGCTGCTGTGGTTGCTCCTATTACAACAGGATATACAGTGAAAATCAGTAATTATG GATGGGATCAGTCAGATAAGTTTGTGAAAATCTACATTTCCTTAACTGGAGTTCATCAAGTCCCCGCTGAGAATGTGCAGGTGCATTTCACAGAGAG GTCATTTGATCTTTTGGTAAAGAATCTAAATGGGAAGAGTTACTCCATGATTGTGAACAATCTCTTGAAACCCATCTCTGTGGAAGGCAGTTCAAAAAAG ATCAAGACAGATACAGTTCTTATCTTATGTaggaagaaagcagaaaacaCACGGTGGGACTACCTGACTCAGgttgaaaaagaatgcaaagagaaaga aaagCCCTCCTACGACACTGAAACAGATCCTAGTGAGGGATTAATGAATGTTCTAAAGAAAATTTATGAAGATGGAGATGATGATATGAAGCGAACCATTAATAAAGCCTGGGTGGAATCAAGAGAGAAGCAAGCCAAAGGAGATACAGAATTCTGA